From the Accumulibacter sp. genome, one window contains:
- a CDS encoding M61 family metallopeptidase, translated as MQPAPIRYSIVPSSPAAHLLEVRCTLPGPTADGQRFALPAWIPGSYLIRDFARHIVSIRAESRGRPVALRKLDKHTWQAAPVAGSDDLCIIHEVYAWDPSVRGAHVDQTHAFFNGSNVFLRALGHEDRPCLVDIRRPGGQAYSGWRVATTLALATDAPGAARRHGFGLYRASNYDELIDHPVEMGHFALAAFSACGIPHEVVISGRHDCDLDRLTADLQRICEWQIRLFGEPAPMPRYLFLVTAVGDGYGGLEHRSSTALLCARDSLPWPGMRGLPEAYRGLLGLCSHEYFHTWNVKRIKPAAFVPYNLDAENYTTLLWAFEGFTSYYDDLTLLRCGLIRRQEWLDIIGRTIDKVCNEPGRLRQTLAESSFDAWTKYYRPDENTPNAVVSYYAKGALVALALDLKLRAETAGRVTLDHLMRALWQRHGDTAGVDDDDIRLLAEELSGLDLRAFFADAVHGTSDVDLARLLRPFAIRLRRQPAGRTPSLAVKTAGEGSELRLATVYDGGPAQAAGLAAGDLLLAIDGLRVTPANLERLLARHRAGDVLRLHVFRRDELMEFSLRLGDPARDRHHLQLLRKPNRLREEWLQ; from the coding sequence ATGCAGCCGGCACCGATCCGTTACAGCATTGTCCCGAGCAGTCCGGCAGCGCACCTGCTCGAAGTGCGCTGCACCCTCCCCGGACCCACCGCCGATGGCCAGCGCTTCGCCCTGCCCGCCTGGATCCCGGGCAGTTACCTGATCCGCGACTTCGCCCGCCACATCGTCTCCATCCGTGCCGAGAGTCGTGGCCGGCCGGTCGCCTTGCGCAAGCTCGACAAGCACACCTGGCAGGCGGCACCGGTCGCCGGCAGTGACGACCTGTGCATCATCCACGAGGTCTACGCCTGGGATCCATCGGTGCGCGGCGCGCACGTCGACCAGACGCACGCGTTCTTCAACGGCAGCAACGTCTTCCTGCGCGCACTCGGACACGAGGACCGGCCGTGCCTGGTCGACATCCGCCGCCCGGGCGGCCAGGCGTATTCCGGCTGGCGCGTCGCCACCACGCTGGCGCTGGCGACGGACGCGCCGGGCGCCGCCAGACGGCACGGCTTCGGCCTCTATCGTGCGAGCAATTACGACGAACTCATCGATCATCCCGTCGAAATGGGCCACTTTGCCCTGGCCGCCTTCAGCGCCTGCGGCATCCCGCACGAGGTGGTGATAAGCGGTCGCCACGACTGTGACCTCGATCGCCTGACGGCCGATCTGCAGCGCATCTGTGAGTGGCAGATCCGCCTCTTCGGCGAGCCGGCGCCGATGCCCCGTTACCTCTTTCTCGTCACCGCCGTCGGCGACGGTTACGGCGGGCTCGAGCACCGGTCGTCGACCGCCCTGCTGTGCGCCCGCGACAGCCTGCCGTGGCCGGGAATGCGCGGTCTGCCAGAGGCTTACCGGGGCCTTCTCGGCCTCTGCAGCCACGAGTACTTCCACACCTGGAACGTCAAGCGGATCAAACCCGCCGCCTTCGTCCCCTACAACCTGGATGCCGAGAACTACACGACGCTGCTCTGGGCCTTCGAGGGGTTCACCTCCTACTACGACGACCTGACTCTGCTGCGCTGCGGCCTGATCCGTCGCCAGGAGTGGCTCGACATCATCGGCCGCACGATCGACAAGGTCTGCAACGAGCCCGGACGCTTGCGGCAGACCCTCGCCGAGTCGAGCTTCGACGCGTGGACGAAATACTATCGGCCGGACGAGAACACGCCGAACGCGGTCGTCAGCTACTACGCCAAGGGCGCGCTGGTGGCGCTGGCGCTCGACCTGAAGCTGCGCGCCGAGACGGCCGGCCGGGTGACGCTCGATCACCTGATGCGAGCGCTCTGGCAGCGTCACGGCGACACGGCGGGCGTCGACGACGACGACATCCGGCTGCTCGCCGAGGAACTCTCCGGTCTCGACCTGCGCGCTTTCTTTGCTGACGCGGTGCATGGCACGAGCGATGTCGACCTGGCGCGACTGTTGCGGCCTTTCGCCATCCGGCTCCGGCGCCAGCCGGCAGGACGCACACCGTCGCTTGCGGTGAAGACGGCCGGCGAAGGCAGCGAGCTGCGCCTGGCGACGGTCTATGACGGCGGCCCGGCGCAAGCGGCCGGCCTCGCCGCCGGCGACCTCCTGCTGGCGATCGACGGCCTGCGGGTGACGCCTGCCAATCTCGAGCGCCTGCTCGCCCGGCACCGGGCCGGCGATGTGCTGCGGTTGCACGTCTTTCGCCGTGACGAACTGATGGAGTTCTCGCTGCGGCTCGGCGATCCGGCACGCGACCGCCACCATCTGCAATTGCTGCGAAAGCCCAACCGGCTGCGCGAGGAGTGGCTGCAATGA
- a CDS encoding glutamate/aspartate ABC transporter substrate-binding protein: protein MKHTLRGALVAGLVASLLSAPVIAQELTGTLKKIKDTGAISLGHRESSIPFSYYDDKQQVIGYSHELMLKVVDAIKAELKLAKLDVRLLPVTSANRITLIQNGSVDLECGSTTNNTERQKQVSFSNSIFVIGTRLMTKTDSGIKDFPDLAGKNVVTTAGTTSERLLRKMNEEKQMKMNIISAKDHGESFLTLETGRAVAFMMDDALLYGEMAKAKRASDWVVVGTPQSYEAYGCMLRKDDPAFKKVVDNALAKVMTSGEAEKIYAKWFLQPIPPKGLNLNFPLSTAVQNIYKSPNDKAFD from the coding sequence TTGAAACATACTCTGCGCGGCGCGCTCGTCGCCGGTCTCGTTGCCAGTCTGCTGTCGGCGCCGGTCATTGCGCAGGAACTGACCGGGACATTGAAGAAGATCAAGGATACCGGCGCGATCTCGCTCGGTCATCGCGAGTCGTCGATCCCGTTCTCGTATTACGATGACAAGCAGCAGGTCATCGGTTACTCGCACGAGTTGATGCTGAAGGTGGTCGACGCGATCAAGGCGGAGCTGAAACTGGCGAAGCTCGATGTCCGCCTGCTGCCGGTCACTTCGGCGAACCGCATCACGTTGATCCAGAATGGCTCGGTCGACCTCGAATGTGGTTCGACGACCAACAACACCGAGCGTCAGAAACAGGTCAGCTTCTCGAACTCGATCTTCGTCATCGGTACCCGCCTGATGACCAAGACCGACTCGGGGATCAAGGACTTCCCCGATCTCGCCGGCAAGAACGTCGTCACGACTGCCGGTACCACCTCGGAGCGTCTGCTGCGCAAGATGAACGAGGAGAAGCAGATGAAGATGAACATCATCAGCGCCAAGGATCACGGCGAGTCGTTCCTGACTCTCGAGACCGGCCGCGCGGTGGCGTTCATGATGGACGACGCGCTGCTCTACGGCGAAATGGCCAAGGCCAAGCGGGCGAGCGACTGGGTGGTGGTCGGCACGCCGCAGTCGTACGAAGCCTACGGCTGCATGCTGCGCAAGGATGACCCGGCGTTCAAGAAGGTGGTCGACAATGCGCTGGCGAAGGTGATGACTTCCGGTGAGGCCGAGAAGATCTACGCCAAGTGGTTCCTGCAGCCGATCCCGCCGAAGGGGCTGAACCTCAACTTCCCGCTGTCGACGGCCGTGCAGAACATTTACAAGTCGCCGAACGACAAGGCTTTCGACTAG
- a CDS encoding amino acid ABC transporter permease, translating into MAYNWNWGVFLQPTATGDGSTYLGWMFYGLKMTVGLSLSAWLIALLLGAVVGVLRTVPNKWLAGIATAYVEVFRNIPLLVQLFLWYFVMPELLPEKLGNAFKQTNPIVQQFLSSMICLALFTSARVAEQVRSGINSLPPGQKNAGLALGFTLPQTYRHVMLPMAVRLIVPPLTSEFLNIFKNSAVCSTIGLLELAAQGRQLVDYTAQPYESFIAVTVAYLLLNVVVMFGMRWVEAHVRVPGYIGGK; encoded by the coding sequence ATGGCCTACAACTGGAACTGGGGAGTCTTCCTGCAGCCGACGGCGACCGGCGACGGCTCGACCTACCTTGGCTGGATGTTCTACGGGCTGAAGATGACCGTCGGCCTGTCGTTGTCCGCCTGGCTGATCGCGCTGCTGCTCGGGGCAGTCGTCGGTGTCCTGCGCACCGTTCCCAACAAGTGGCTGGCCGGCATCGCGACGGCCTACGTCGAGGTCTTTCGCAACATTCCGTTGCTCGTGCAGCTCTTCCTGTGGTACTTCGTCATGCCGGAGCTGTTGCCGGAGAAGCTCGGCAATGCGTTCAAGCAGACGAACCCGATCGTGCAACAGTTCCTGTCGTCGATGATCTGCCTCGCGCTCTTCACCAGTGCGCGTGTTGCCGAGCAGGTGCGCTCGGGAATCAACTCGCTGCCGCCCGGGCAGAAGAACGCCGGTCTGGCGCTCGGCTTCACGCTGCCGCAGACCTACCGCCATGTGATGTTGCCGATGGCGGTGCGCCTGATCGTGCCGCCGCTGACCTCGGAGTTCCTCAACATCTTCAAGAACTCGGCGGTCTGCTCGACGATCGGCCTGCTCGAACTGGCGGCGCAGGGCCGGCAACTGGTCGATTACACGGCACAGCCGTACGAGTCGTTCATCGCCGTCACCGTCGCCTACCTGCTGCTCAACGTCGTGGTGATGTTCGGCATGCGCTGGGTCGAGGCGCACGTGCGCGTTCCCGGCTACATCGGAGGAAAGTGA
- the gltK gene encoding glutamate/aspartate ABC transporter permease GltK, with the protein MHEFDWSSIPNALPFLWDGMKISLEITLSAVVFGIVWGTLLALMRLSSITPLSWFAAGYVNLFRAVPLVMVLLWFFLIVPHLLESLFGLPRGTDMRLTSAIAGFALFEAAYYSEIIRAGIQSVPRGQMAAASALGMTYSQAMRLVVLPQAFRNMVPLLLTQGIILFQDTSLVYVSALADFFGAAYKVGDRDGRLVELLLFAGAVYFVLCFAASRVVRHYQNRMKTA; encoded by the coding sequence ATGCATGAGTTCGACTGGTCGTCGATTCCGAATGCGCTGCCCTTCCTCTGGGACGGGATGAAGATTTCGCTCGAGATCACGCTCAGCGCCGTCGTTTTCGGTATCGTCTGGGGAACGCTGCTGGCGTTGATGCGGTTGTCGTCGATCACGCCGCTGTCGTGGTTCGCCGCCGGCTACGTCAACCTCTTCCGTGCCGTGCCGCTGGTGATGGTGCTCCTGTGGTTCTTCCTGATCGTGCCGCACCTGCTCGAGAGCCTGTTCGGCCTGCCGCGCGGCACCGACATGCGACTGACCTCGGCGATCGCCGGCTTCGCGCTGTTCGAAGCCGCCTATTACTCGGAGATCATCCGCGCCGGCATCCAGTCGGTGCCGAGGGGGCAGATGGCGGCGGCGAGTGCGCTCGGCATGACCTACAGTCAGGCGATGCGGCTGGTCGTTCTGCCGCAGGCGTTCCGCAACATGGTGCCGCTGCTCCTGACGCAGGGCATCATCCTCTTCCAGGACACGTCGCTGGTCTATGTTTCGGCCCTGGCCGATTTCTTTGGCGCGGCCTACAAGGTCGGTGACCGCGACGGCCGGCTGGTCGAGTTGCTGCTCTTTGCCGGCGCGGTTTACTTCGTTCTCTGCTTTGCTGCATCGCGGGTCGTCCGCCACTACCAGAACAGGATGAAGACGGCCTGA
- a CDS encoding amino acid ABC transporter ATP-binding protein, whose protein sequence is MISMNKVSKHYGAFQVLADCTTQVHKGEVIVVCGPSGSGKSTLIKCVNGLEPFQSGEIIVNGVSVGDPKTNLSKLRSTVGMVFQNFELFPHMRIVDNLSIAQVKVLGRNPEQAREKGLKLLDRVGLRVQAEKYPGQLSGGQQQRVAIARALSMDPICMLFDEPTSALDPEMINEVLDVMTELAQEGMTMMCVTHEMGFARRVANRVIFMDQGRIVEDDSKEAFFGNPRSERAQQFLAKILHH, encoded by the coding sequence ATGATTTCGATGAACAAGGTCAGCAAGCACTACGGTGCCTTCCAGGTGCTCGCCGATTGCACGACGCAGGTCCACAAGGGCGAGGTGATCGTCGTTTGCGGGCCGTCCGGATCGGGCAAGTCGACCCTGATCAAGTGCGTCAATGGCCTCGAGCCCTTCCAGAGCGGCGAGATCATCGTCAACGGCGTCTCGGTCGGCGATCCGAAGACCAACCTTTCGAAGCTGCGCTCGACGGTCGGCATGGTCTTCCAGAACTTCGAGCTCTTCCCCCACATGCGCATCGTCGACAACCTGTCGATCGCGCAGGTCAAGGTGCTCGGTCGCAACCCGGAACAGGCGCGCGAAAAGGGCCTGAAGCTGCTCGACCGTGTCGGCTTGCGGGTGCAGGCCGAGAAATACCCGGGCCAGCTCTCGGGGGGGCAGCAACAGCGCGTGGCGATCGCCCGGGCACTGTCGATGGACCCGATCTGCATGCTGTTCGACGAACCGACGTCGGCGCTCGATCCGGAGATGATCAACGAGGTGCTCGACGTGATGACCGAACTGGCGCAGGAAGGAATGACGATGATGTGCGTGACCCATGAGATGGGCTTTGCCCGCCGCGTCGCCAACCGCGTGATCTTCATGGACCAGGGCCGGATCGTCGAGGACGACAGCAAGGAGGCGTTTTTCGGCAATCCGCGCTCGGAGCGGGCGCAGCAGTTCCTGGCCAAGATCCTGCATCACTGA
- a CDS encoding NAD-glutamate dehydrogenase: MSETASNLRRDLHEVAARLRLSASVSSFLDSYYVDFDFAGGSDASPEELVGAAVQHHRLGERRSPRQPVLALYTPDFDRHGWHSPHTVIDVVTDDMPFLVDSITMLVYRRGLAIHRLLHPLLGAERGPDGGLQRITPHGGEGSRTESWIHLEIDRIGDSSEVDELQQEITGVLADVRSAVDDGAAIQQNMRAAAAELATDAEVGEAVEAAEYLDWIAVNNFVFLGAAEYLVAAGEQRLARVADSGLGILREAGHPRFGRCLAAIPGEISELGRDPSPLILVKADARSSVHRPAYLDFIGVKRLDGSGRIIGLRAFVGLYTAHVYHVSATDIPLLRQKVAAVRREIGFVARSHRDKTLLNVLETYPRDELIEIAHADLVRIARGIVALHEREQVRVFMRDDRWRRYVSVIAYMPRDRFDTTVRKRISALLYETLAAERVDYFVTIGESRLARLHFIARTPAGTHYAYDAAAIERQTARIVRGWSDELKQNLVGHYGEEHGNRLLRRYARELPLSYQERVTPAAAVSDLDCLQAAERSGLVEVKLSAAQGDDGAHQHLKLFRRGRPRPLSAILPVLENLGLTVLSEQPFSLPAGDLHIADFAVRLPDARALDDEATRQAFVELLERLLRDQAENDGFNRLVLLAGLDGRQIGILRAYSRYLRQAGLPFSQAYVERCLATHFDITRRLVELFAALFAPTADAARAAALGDELTMALLQVSNPDDDRILSALQTAVSATLRTNAYQAASDGQAKAYLSFKLSSREIPFLPAPTPLYEIFVYSERLEGVHLRGARVARGGLRWSDRMEDFRTEVLGLVKAQMVKNAVIVPLGSKGGFVCKRLPPASDREAWQAEGVACYSTFIRGLLDLTDNLVDGQVVPPVGVRRRDGDDPYLVVAADKGTASFSDIANGIAIEYGFWLGDAFASGGSVGYDHKKMGITARGAWEAVKRHFRELGRDIQREPFTVVGIGDMSGDVFGNGMLLSREIRLLAAFDHRHIFIDPDPDAARSHAERQRLFDLPRSSWADYDPASISDGGGVWSRTAKTIPLSPQVQAWLATDAGQMSPPELIRSLLQAPVDLLYNGGIGTYVKAGSQSHQEANDRANDILRVDAGQLRARVVGEGGNLGLTQKGRIEFALNGGRIYTDAIDNSAGVDCSDHEVNIKILLAGLVASGEMTGRQRDALLASMTDEVAALVLADNYQQTQAIALEVATAGELLPAHARLIRSLEARGALHRAVEFLPDDKGLAERGQQKRGLTAPEIAVLLAYAKIALKEALLSSDVPDSGDVRDLLQSYFPSVLQDSCRAQMAAHPLQRDIISTQLVNRLVNRMGTTFVLRLGDETGASPAQVASAWYATSRILDAEALWREIEALDLALDTTRQMELMLAVRAMTAAASELILAQHLGGMTIGQLVEKYRPAVVAVIDRVRQGQGGELAAAALAADAAAIVGAIDRVNLARACSRSLEEVARGLAELASRIDLDWLAAAIGLLPAGNRWQARARARLAAELAELRQHLLRQVLAGGLPATPVASGVLEEMRLNEPQDLAMLSAGLAEIRRVMGC; the protein is encoded by the coding sequence ATGTCTGAAACCGCAAGCAACCTGCGCCGCGACCTGCACGAAGTCGCCGCCCGACTGAGGCTGTCGGCGTCGGTCAGCAGTTTTCTCGACTCCTACTACGTCGACTTCGATTTTGCCGGCGGTAGCGACGCGAGTCCGGAAGAACTCGTCGGTGCCGCCGTCCAGCATCATCGCCTCGGTGAGCGGCGGTCGCCGCGGCAGCCGGTACTCGCCCTCTATACGCCGGACTTCGATCGCCACGGCTGGCACTCGCCGCATACCGTGATCGACGTCGTCACCGACGACATGCCTTTCCTCGTCGATTCGATCACCATGCTCGTCTATCGCCGTGGGCTGGCGATCCACCGTCTGCTGCACCCCCTGCTCGGCGCCGAACGCGGGCCCGACGGTGGCTTGCAGCGGATCACGCCACATGGCGGGGAGGGCAGTCGGACCGAGTCCTGGATTCATCTCGAGATCGACCGCATTGGCGACAGCTCGGAAGTCGACGAGCTGCAGCAGGAAATCACCGGCGTCCTCGCCGACGTGCGGTCGGCGGTCGATGATGGCGCCGCCATCCAGCAGAACATGCGCGCTGCCGCCGCCGAACTCGCCACCGACGCCGAGGTGGGCGAGGCGGTCGAGGCGGCCGAGTACCTCGACTGGATCGCCGTCAACAACTTCGTCTTCCTTGGCGCTGCCGAGTACCTGGTCGCTGCCGGCGAGCAGCGCCTGGCCCGGGTCGCCGACAGTGGCCTCGGCATCCTGAGAGAGGCCGGCCACCCGCGCTTTGGCCGCTGCCTGGCGGCGATTCCGGGCGAAATCAGCGAGCTGGGCAGGGATCCATCGCCGCTGATCCTGGTCAAGGCCGATGCCCGTTCTTCGGTCCATCGTCCGGCCTATCTCGACTTCATCGGCGTCAAGCGTCTCGACGGCAGCGGCCGCATCATCGGGCTGCGCGCTTTCGTCGGCCTATACACGGCGCATGTCTATCATGTGTCGGCGACCGACATTCCGCTGCTGCGGCAGAAGGTGGCCGCCGTGCGGCGGGAGATCGGTTTCGTCGCGCGCAGCCACCGCGACAAGACCCTGCTCAACGTCCTCGAGACCTATCCGCGCGACGAACTGATCGAGATAGCGCATGCCGACTTGGTGCGCATCGCCCGCGGCATCGTCGCGCTGCACGAGCGCGAGCAGGTGCGTGTCTTCATGCGTGACGACCGTTGGCGGCGCTACGTTTCGGTCATCGCCTACATGCCGCGTGACCGTTTCGACACGACGGTCCGCAAGCGCATCTCGGCGCTGCTCTACGAAACGCTGGCTGCGGAACGGGTGGACTACTTCGTCACCATCGGCGAGTCGCGTCTCGCGCGCCTGCACTTCATTGCCCGCACGCCGGCCGGAACCCACTACGCGTACGATGCCGCGGCGATCGAGCGTCAAACGGCGCGCATCGTGCGCGGCTGGAGCGACGAGCTGAAGCAGAATCTCGTCGGCCACTATGGTGAGGAGCATGGCAACCGCCTGCTGCGCCGCTACGCGCGCGAATTGCCCTTGTCGTACCAGGAGCGGGTGACGCCGGCCGCTGCGGTGTCGGATCTCGACTGCCTGCAGGCCGCCGAACGGAGCGGCCTGGTCGAGGTCAAGCTGAGCGCGGCGCAGGGCGACGACGGCGCGCACCAGCACCTGAAGCTCTTTCGCCGTGGCCGTCCGCGACCGCTGTCGGCGATCCTGCCGGTGCTCGAAAATCTCGGTCTGACGGTATTGTCCGAGCAGCCATTCAGCCTGCCGGCGGGTGACCTGCACATCGCCGACTTCGCCGTCCGCCTGCCCGATGCACGAGCGCTCGACGACGAAGCGACGCGGCAGGCCTTCGTCGAGCTGCTCGAGCGCCTGCTGCGCGACCAGGCCGAGAACGACGGTTTCAATCGCCTGGTGCTGCTGGCGGGCCTCGATGGGCGCCAGATCGGCATCCTGCGTGCCTACAGCCGCTACCTGCGGCAGGCCGGACTGCCATTCAGCCAGGCCTACGTCGAGCGCTGCCTGGCGACCCACTTCGACATCACCCGTCGCCTCGTCGAACTCTTCGCCGCGCTGTTTGCCCCGACGGCCGATGCTGCCCGTGCCGCTGCGCTGGGCGACGAACTGACGATGGCGCTGCTGCAGGTCAGCAATCCCGATGACGACCGGATTCTCTCGGCGCTGCAGACGGCCGTCTCGGCGACACTGCGCACCAACGCGTACCAGGCGGCAAGCGACGGTCAGGCGAAGGCTTACCTGTCGTTCAAACTGTCCTCGCGCGAGATCCCCTTCCTGCCGGCACCAACGCCGTTGTACGAGATTTTTGTCTACAGCGAACGGCTGGAGGGTGTGCACCTGCGTGGTGCCCGCGTCGCCCGTGGTGGCCTGCGCTGGTCGGATCGGATGGAGGACTTCCGCACCGAGGTGCTCGGCCTGGTCAAGGCGCAGATGGTCAAGAACGCCGTGATCGTTCCGCTGGGCTCGAAGGGCGGTTTCGTCTGCAAGCGCCTGCCGCCGGCGAGTGACCGGGAAGCCTGGCAGGCCGAGGGTGTCGCCTGCTATTCGACCTTCATCCGTGGCCTGCTCGACCTGACGGACAATCTGGTCGACGGGCAGGTGGTGCCACCGGTCGGTGTCCGCCGGCGTGATGGCGACGATCCCTACCTGGTCGTTGCCGCCGACAAGGGGACCGCTAGCTTCTCGGACATCGCCAACGGCATCGCCATCGAATACGGTTTCTGGTTGGGTGATGCCTTTGCCTCCGGTGGCTCGGTCGGCTATGACCACAAGAAGATGGGCATCACCGCCCGCGGCGCCTGGGAAGCGGTCAAGCGGCACTTTCGCGAGCTGGGTCGCGACATCCAGAGGGAACCCTTCACCGTCGTCGGCATCGGCGACATGTCGGGCGACGTTTTTGGCAACGGCATGCTGCTGTCGCGCGAAATCCGGCTCCTTGCCGCCTTCGATCACCGCCACATCTTCATCGATCCCGATCCGGACGCGGCGCGCAGCCACGCCGAGCGGCAGCGCCTGTTCGACCTGCCGCGCTCGTCGTGGGCCGACTACGATCCGGCGTCGATTTCGGACGGCGGTGGCGTCTGGTCGCGTACCGCCAAGACGATTCCGCTGTCGCCACAGGTGCAGGCCTGGCTGGCGACCGACGCCGGCCAGATGTCGCCGCCCGAACTGATCCGCAGCCTGTTGCAGGCGCCGGTCGACCTGCTCTACAACGGCGGCATCGGTACTTACGTCAAGGCTGGCAGCCAGAGTCATCAGGAAGCGAACGACCGCGCCAATGACATCCTGCGCGTCGATGCCGGCCAGTTGCGGGCACGCGTGGTCGGCGAGGGTGGCAACCTCGGCCTCACCCAGAAGGGCCGCATCGAATTTGCCCTCAACGGCGGCCGCATCTACACCGACGCGATCGACAATTCGGCCGGTGTCGACTGCTCCGACCATGAGGTCAACATCAAGATCCTGCTCGCCGGCCTGGTCGCCAGTGGCGAAATGACCGGCAGGCAGCGCGACGCGCTGCTCGCCTCGATGACCGACGAGGTGGCGGCTCTGGTGCTGGCGGACAACTACCAGCAGACGCAGGCGATCGCGCTCGAAGTGGCCACTGCAGGCGAGCTGCTGCCGGCCCATGCGCGGCTGATCCGCAGTCTCGAAGCGCGCGGCGCCCTGCACCGTGCCGTCGAGTTCCTGCCCGACGACAAGGGTCTCGCCGAGCGCGGCCAGCAGAAGCGCGGACTGACCGCGCCCGAGATCGCCGTGCTGCTGGCCTACGCCAAGATCGCCCTCAAGGAGGCGTTGCTGTCCTCCGATGTGCCCGACAGTGGCGATGTTCGTGACCTGCTGCAAAGCTACTTCCCGAGCGTCCTGCAGGACTCCTGCCGTGCCCAGATGGCGGCACATCCGCTGCAGCGGGACATCATCAGCACGCAACTGGTCAATCGCCTCGTCAACCGGATGGGAACCACCTTCGTCCTGCGTCTTGGCGACGAGACGGGCGCTTCGCCGGCGCAGGTGGCCAGCGCCTGGTATGCCACCAGCCGGATACTCGACGCCGAGGCCTTGTGGCGCGAGATCGAGGCGCTCGATCTCGCGCTCGATACCACCCGGCAGATGGAGCTGATGCTCGCCGTGCGCGCGATGACGGCGGCAGCGAGCGAGCTGATCCTGGCGCAGCATCTCGGCGGAATGACGATCGGTCAGCTGGTTGAAAAGTATCGACCGGCGGTCGTCGCGGTGATCGACCGGGTACGGCAGGGGCAGGGTGGCGAACTGGCGGCCGCGGCGCTGGCGGCAGACGCGGCGGCGATCGTCGGCGCCATCGATCGGGTGAACCTGGCTCGCGCCTGTTCCCGGTCGCTCGAAGAGGTGGCGCGCGGTTTGGCCGAACTCGCCAGCCGGATCGACCTCGACTGGCTGGCCGCCGCGATCGGGCTCCTGCCTGCCGGCAACCGCTGGCAGGCGCGCGCCCGCGCGCGGCTGGCGGCAGAACTGGCGGAGCTGCGGCAGCATCTGCTGCGCCAGGTGCTTGCCGGGGGTTTGCCGGCGACGCCTGTTGCCAGTGGTGTGCTCGAGGAGATGAGGCTCAACGAGCCACAGGATCTGGCGATGCTGTCCGCCGGGCTGGCTGAGATCAGGCGCGTGATGGGCTGCTGA
- a CDS encoding DUF2889 domain-containing protein, with the protein MPLPPTTAPRTRKHVRSVQLEGYRRDDGCWDIEARLVDVKDQDYPLSSGLRRRGEPVHDMSVRVTIDQQMTIRDAAACTDGMPYVGYCDRITPDYAQLVGLNLFHGFRTAVRQLFRSTRGCSHLSELLMFLPTAALQTFASDVPDSDDSAHKPYQLDRCHALESHSDAVQRYYPRWYRGQKPG; encoded by the coding sequence ATGCCGCTGCCCCCCACCACCGCCCCACGGACCCGCAAGCACGTTCGCAGCGTCCAGCTCGAAGGCTACCGCCGCGACGATGGTTGCTGGGACATCGAGGCTCGTCTGGTCGACGTCAAGGACCAGGATTACCCGCTTTCGTCGGGGTTGCGCAGGCGCGGCGAGCCGGTACACGACATGTCGGTGCGGGTGACGATCGATCAGCAGATGACCATCCGCGATGCCGCGGCCTGCACCGATGGCATGCCTTACGTGGGCTACTGCGACCGCATCACCCCCGACTATGCGCAGCTGGTCGGGCTGAACCTGTTTCATGGCTTCCGGACGGCGGTCAGGCAGCTCTTTCGCAGCACGCGCGGGTGCTCACATCTCAGCGAACTGCTGATGTTCCTGCCGACGGCTGCGCTGCAAACCTTTGCCAGCGACGTACCGGATAGCGACGATAGTGCCCACAAGCCCTATCAGCTCGATCGGTGTCACGCTCTGGAGTCGCATTCAGACGCAGTACAGCGCTATTACCCGCGCTGGTACCGCGGCCAGAAGCCTGGGTAG